From the Primulina tabacum isolate GXHZ01 chromosome 15, ASM2559414v2, whole genome shotgun sequence genome, one window contains:
- the LOC142525824 gene encoding uncharacterized protein LOC142525824 — MARTRRTNQGNYHAQGDGGQTSRQADVNNIGPNLITLTPEELKKMMADVIVLAMARKEVSHPVTPPGDKQGDKQGHEQGFEQEQEQGQGRRDNEMVGEDEGSSAGSKSPTVAEELLELRQKMKVLEGQLERQSVARAIPRGCPFSDIIVREPLPGNFKYAKVKDYDGNADPEEHLARFENMAMLHCYTDRIKCKVFLTTLVDSAQRWFEGLTSQSISSFGDFQKVFLHHFSSSKKYKKTAFSLFEVKQNPEESLRAYIRRFNRVALDVPTCATETKTTAFTQGLREGEFFKSLTKKVSGDFEDLLSRAEKYINMEEAQKQKREAVRKEKGDRVSKPEERGQKRGNTGHFSHHVPLKIAREREVQECSRDLAPDHQLSLPEKSGFCSFHKVCHHNTENCKALKGNYVSPSIPGPSNNSQRPRVPPWTSRPPGSSVRGGSMRNIPRIEPSRRKEPEPERKKNSSPATGMIKMILGGSTDGDSNRARKGINRRKCLEVEGAKRNEAIISFGPEDLRGVNLPHNDALVIQARVANYDILRVFVDSGSFVNVIFKDAFVQMDLQGYHLEAVETALFSFAGHMVYPEGEIMLPLTLGFQDLKRTVMTSFTVVDSPSSYNIILGRPAMNELRAVASTYHQKIKFPVGARVGEVRGDQPSFRKCYVEAVQADQSRTRKEGKKARVDGERTMGRGEVHFVAEEEQEVIEIGPGQQIRVARDLSIFTRVSLINCLKTNIRVFAWSQQDLTGISPLIAEHQLNILPGSHPVKQKMRHFGPEKDKVIDAQIKELLKAGHIREIQFPTWLSNVVLVPKSTGRWRMCVDFRDLNKACPKDHYPLPRIDQLVDSTSGYELLSFMDAYQGYHQIPLTKNDQDKVSFITSRGATYQRLMDKIFEKQLGRNVEVYVDDILSKSQEGASFVSDLEETFATLIHYGIELNPVKCIFGVKSGKFLGFIVIDRGIEVNQEKVKSVLSMPSPRSFKEVQKLTGRITSLSRFISRSAHRSYPFFQVLRKAQQFGWDEKCEQAFQDLKIHLAGLPVLVKPEPGEKLYVYLSTTEYAVSSVLIKEEGTDQKPVYYVSHALRGPELRYSEVEKIVLALVMTARKLRPYFLSHQVIVLTNSPLGRIMTHSEVSGRMIKWTKDGWTPPKTSH, encoded by the exons atggctcgtacGAGAAGAACCAACCAGGGTAATTATCACGCCCAGGGTGATGGGGGACAAACTTCAAGACAAGCTGATGTTAATAACATTGGACCAAACCTCATTACCCTGACCCCTGAAGAGTTAAAGAAAATGATGGCCGATGTCATCGTGCTAGCTATGGCCAGGAAGGAGGTCTCTCACCCTGTCACACCACCCGGTGATAAACAGGGTGATAAACAGGGACATGAGCAAGGATTtgagcaggagcaggagcaggGGCAGGGGAGGAGGGATAACGAGATGGTAGGAGAAGACGAAGGATCCAGCGCTGGGTCCAAATCTCCTACCGTGGCAGAGGAATTGTTGGAATTAAGGCAGAAGATGAAGGTCTTGGAAGGACAGTTGGAAAGACAGAGCGTTGCCCGGGCAATCCCGAGAGGATGCCCGTTTTCTGATATCATCGTCCGGGAGCCTCTTCCTGGAAATTTCAAATATGCGaaggtgaaagactatgatggcAATGCAGACCCGGAGGAACACCTGGCCAGGTTTGAAAACATGGCCATGTTGCATTGTTACACTGATAGAATCAAGTGCAAGGTGTTCCTAACAACACTGGTGGATTCAGCTCAGAGGTGGTTCGAAGGCTTGACTTCCCAAAGTATCAGTTCCTTTGGAGACTTCCAGAAGGTGTTTTTACACCATTTTAGCAGCAGTAAAAAGTACaaaaagactgcttttagtcttTTTGAAGTTAAGCAGAACCCGGAAGAGAGTTTAAGGGCCTATATCAGAAGATTCAACAGAGTGGCCCTAGACGTCCCTACTTGTGCCACTGAAACAAAGACTACTGCATTCACCCAGGGTTTGAGAGAGGGTGAATTCTTCAAGTCACTGACTAAGAAGGTGTCGGGAGATTTCGAGGATCTATTGTCGCGagcagaaaaatatatcaatatggAGGAGGCCCAGAAACAGAAGAGGGAGGCTGTGAGAAAGGAAAAAGGAGACCGGGTGTCTAAGCCCGAGGAGAGGGGACAGAAAAGAGGCAATACAGGGCACTTTTCTCACCACGTGCCTCTGAAAATTGCTCGGGAGAGGGAAGTGCAGGAGTGCAGCAGAGATTTGGCCCCGGATCATCAGTTATCCCTGCCAGAAAAGAGTGGATTTTGCTCTTTTCACAAAGTGTGCCACCATAACACTGAAAACTGCAAGGCACTAAAGGGGAATTATGTCTCACCCTCCATCCCGGGACCCAGTAACAATAGCCAGAGGCCGAGAGTGCCACCTTGGACATCTCGGCCACCAGGATCCAGCGTCCGAGGAGGAAGTATGAGGAATATCCCGAGGATTGAGCCCAGTAGAAGAAAGGAGCCTGAGCCCGAGAGAAAAAAGAATTCGTCCCCTGCCACAggaatgatcaaaatgatattaggaggctctactgatggagactccaaCCGGGCAAGGAAGGGGATAAACAGGAGGAAATGTTTGGAGGTAGAGGGAGCAAAAAGGAATGAGGCGATTATTAGTTTTGGCCCGGAAGATTTGAGAGGGGTGAATCTGCCCCACAACGACGCCCTGGTGATCCAAGCCCGAGTGGCGAATTATGATATTCTACGGGTCTTTGTGGACTCAGGTAGCTttgtaaatgtaatttttaaagatgcctttgtacagatggatttgcagggcTACCACCTAGAGGCTGTGGAGACTGCCCTCTTTAGTTTTGCTGGCCATATGGTTTACCCGGAAGGGGAGATCATGTTGCCATTAACCTTGGGTTTTCAGGATCTTAAGAGGACGGTGATGACTTCATTCACCGTAGTGGATTCCCcgtcatcatataatatcattttgggGAGACCGGCTATGAACGAATTGAGAGCCGTAGCATCCACATAccaccaaaagataaaatttccaGTAGGAGCTCGGGTGGGAGAAGTCCGAGGAGATCAGCCATCCTTTCGGAAATGCTATGTGGAGGCAGTCCAGGCTGATCAGAGTAGAACAAGGAAGGAAGGAAAGAAGGCAAGGGTGGACGGGGAAAGAACGATGGGGAGAGGAGAGGTGCATTTTGTGGCAGAAGAAGAACAAGAAGTAATAGAAATCGGACCAGGCCAACAAATCCGGGTGGCCCGAGATCTCAGTATATTTACTCGTGTTAGTCTGattaattgtttaaaaactaatattcgTGTGTTTGCTTGGTCCCAACAAGATTTGACAGGGATTTCTCCCTTGATAGCAGAACACCAATTGAACATCCTCCCGGGATCTCACCCAGTAAAACAAAAAATGAGGCACTTTGGCCCTGAAAAGGACAAAGTGATTGATGCGCAAATTAAGGAGCTTCTGAAAGCTGGCCACATTCGGGAAATTCAATTCCCCACATGGCTTTCGAATGTGGTCTTGGTACCCAAATCTACCGGGAGGTGGCGCATGTGTGTAGACTTCCGCGATCTCAACAAGGCGTGCCCCAAAGATCATTATCCTCTGCCCAGGATTGATCAGCTGGTGGATTCCACCTCGGGCTATGAATTGCTAAGTTTCATGGATGCATATCAGGGGTACCATCAAATCCCCCTGACTAAAAATGATCAAGACAAAGTCAGCTTCATCACCTCGAgag gggctaCTTACCAGCGTCTGATGGATAAAATCTTTGAGAAGCAGCTGGGACGGAATGTGGaagtctatgtggatgatattctaTCCAAATCCCAGGAGGGTGCCAGCTTTGTTAGTGATCTAGAAGAAACTTTTGCCACTCTCATACATTATGGAATCGAGCTTAATCCTGTCAAGTGTATTTTTGGCGTAAAGAGTGGCAAATTCTTGGGATTCATTGTGATAGACCGAGGGATCGAGGTGAATCAAGAGAAAGTCAAATCTGTGCTAAGCATGCCATCTCCCCGATCTTTCAAGGAGGTACAAAAGCTAACTGGGAGAATTACTTCCCTTTCCAGATTTATTTCCCGATCAGCACATCGGAGTTATCCTTTTTTTCAAGTCTTAAGGAAGGCCCAGCAATTCGGATGGGATGAGAAATGTGAACAGGCTTTCCAGGACTTGAAAATTCATCTTGCCGGGCTCCCTGTGTTGGTGAAACCAGAACCCGGGGAAAAATTATATGTCTACCTGTCCACTACAGAGTATGCTGTCAGCTCTGTTCTGATAAAAGAGGAAGGAACTGATCAAAAGCCTGTCTAttatgtcagccatgctctGAGGGGGCCCGAGCTCCGGTATAGCGAAGTGGAGAAAATTGTTTTGGCCCTGGTCATGACAGCCCGAAAGCTAAGACCTTACTTTCTGTCACATCAGGTTATTGTTCTTACCAATAGTCCTCTGGGTAGGATCATGACTCACTCTGAAGTATCCGGGCGAATGATAAAATGGACAAAAGACGGTTGGACCCCTCCAAAAACCTCACACTAG
- the LOC142527283 gene encoding putative serine/threonine-protein kinase PBL17 isoform X1 translates to MQPQYFLFKISGFFYLFKISIISGFSRLRVSYIPCQKSVRVDIMYRSEDLDWKIGEMDYDTLSQVPYESLLCYTDNFSEENFLGHFQIGKFYHGKIVRNGGVQHVVVKIWEVPVIYSYRPGENELRLLDELTLLRRHTLISHPGLVTLCEYCFDGEHLGVVYELKALDSLYYLIPKDGFTWLQRIKVALRFAILLKFLHAGNPRYKPYIVRNLDAAHILLEEDYNPKLCDFGTITGGIFPDRTKITKVVVRGCYGYIDERAAILGIWSEEQDVFAFGTILLSLISKRVYTEEDRVCKMPNVNEWAWDKYHDNLDNYSLVHESLTAEGDFDPVDGRKITCLGIQCLHDSDYYRPTMKQVVKRLLKLKVVKRHADFVGVNIMHSPRENGYPSQ, encoded by the exons ATGCAGCCTCAATATTTTCTATTTAAGATATCAGGATTCTTCtatttgtttaaaatctcaATTATATCTGGTTTTTCCCGATTACGTGTTAGTTATATCCCATGTCAAAAATCTGTCAGAGTCGATATTA TGTACAGAAGTGAAGACTTGGACTGGAAGATTGGCGAAATGGATTACGATACACTTTCACAAGTCCCTTATGAGAGTTTGCTTTGTTATACCGATAACTTTAGTGAGGAAAACTTCCTCGGCCATTTCCAAATCGGAAAATTTTACCATGGAAAAATTGTACGAAATGGTGGGGTCCAACATGTTGTGGTGAAGATATGGGAAGTTCCTGTAATATACAGCTATCGACCTGGAGAAAACGAACTTAGATTATTG GATGAGCTGACTTTACTTCGCCGCCACACGCTAATCAGTCATCCTGGTCTGGTAACATTGTGCGAATACTGCTTTGATGGTGAACATCTTGGTGTTGTTTATGAGCTCAAGGCACTTGATTCTCTCTATTACCTCATTCCAAAAG ATGGTTTTACTTGGCTTCAAAGAATCAAAGTTGCCCTCAGATTTGCTATTCTTCTCAAATTTTTACATGCTGGAAATCCGAGATACAAGCCCTACATTGTTCGCAATCTGGATGCTGCTCATATACTTCTTGAGGAG GACTATAACCCAAAATTATGTGATTTTGGTACGATCACTGGTGGGATATTTCCAGACAGAACAAAGATAACAAAAGTGGTGGTCCGTGGGTGCTATGGTTATATCGATGAACGTGCAGCCATTCTAG GTATATGGTCAGAGGAGCAGGATGTGTTTGCCTTTGGGACTATACTTCTGAGCTTGATATCTAAAAGAGTTTATACTGAAGAAGATAGGGTATGTAAGATGCCAAACGTTAATGAATGGGCTTGGGACAAATATCATGATAACTTGGACAATTACTCACTTGTCCATGAAAGTTTAACGGCTGAAGGTGATTTCGATCCTGTCGACGGGCGTAAAATTACTTGTCTGGGTATACAGTGCCTTCATGATTCTGATTATTACCGACCTACCATGAAGCAAGTTGTGAAGAGATTGCTGAAACTCAAAGTAGTGAAGCGGCATGCAGACTTTGTAGGAGTAAATATAATGCATTCCCCACGAGAAAATGGCTACCCAAGTCAGTAA
- the LOC142527283 gene encoding putative serine/threonine-protein kinase PBL17 isoform X2 has translation MDYDTLSQVPYESLLCYTDNFSEENFLGHFQIGKFYHGKIVRNGGVQHVVVKIWEVPVIYSYRPGENELRLLDELTLLRRHTLISHPGLVTLCEYCFDGEHLGVVYELKALDSLYYLIPKDGFTWLQRIKVALRFAILLKFLHAGNPRYKPYIVRNLDAAHILLEEDYNPKLCDFGTITGGIFPDRTKITKVVVRGCYGYIDERAAILGIWSEEQDVFAFGTILLSLISKRVYTEEDRVCKMPNVNEWAWDKYHDNLDNYSLVHESLTAEGDFDPVDGRKITCLGIQCLHDSDYYRPTMKQVVKRLLKLKVVKRHADFVGVNIMHSPRENGYPSQ, from the exons ATGGATTACGATACACTTTCACAAGTCCCTTATGAGAGTTTGCTTTGTTATACCGATAACTTTAGTGAGGAAAACTTCCTCGGCCATTTCCAAATCGGAAAATTTTACCATGGAAAAATTGTACGAAATGGTGGGGTCCAACATGTTGTGGTGAAGATATGGGAAGTTCCTGTAATATACAGCTATCGACCTGGAGAAAACGAACTTAGATTATTG GATGAGCTGACTTTACTTCGCCGCCACACGCTAATCAGTCATCCTGGTCTGGTAACATTGTGCGAATACTGCTTTGATGGTGAACATCTTGGTGTTGTTTATGAGCTCAAGGCACTTGATTCTCTCTATTACCTCATTCCAAAAG ATGGTTTTACTTGGCTTCAAAGAATCAAAGTTGCCCTCAGATTTGCTATTCTTCTCAAATTTTTACATGCTGGAAATCCGAGATACAAGCCCTACATTGTTCGCAATCTGGATGCTGCTCATATACTTCTTGAGGAG GACTATAACCCAAAATTATGTGATTTTGGTACGATCACTGGTGGGATATTTCCAGACAGAACAAAGATAACAAAAGTGGTGGTCCGTGGGTGCTATGGTTATATCGATGAACGTGCAGCCATTCTAG GTATATGGTCAGAGGAGCAGGATGTGTTTGCCTTTGGGACTATACTTCTGAGCTTGATATCTAAAAGAGTTTATACTGAAGAAGATAGGGTATGTAAGATGCCAAACGTTAATGAATGGGCTTGGGACAAATATCATGATAACTTGGACAATTACTCACTTGTCCATGAAAGTTTAACGGCTGAAGGTGATTTCGATCCTGTCGACGGGCGTAAAATTACTTGTCTGGGTATACAGTGCCTTCATGATTCTGATTATTACCGACCTACCATGAAGCAAGTTGTGAAGAGATTGCTGAAACTCAAAGTAGTGAAGCGGCATGCAGACTTTGTAGGAGTAAATATAATGCATTCCCCACGAGAAAATGGCTACCCAAGTCAGTAA
- the LOC142527283 gene encoding serine/threonine-protein kinase PBS1-like isoform X3, protein MQPQYFLFKISGFFYLFKISIISGFSRLRVSYIPCQKSVRVDIMYRSEDLDWKIGEMDYDTLSQVPYESLLCYTDNFSEENFLGHFQIGKFYHGKIVRNGGVQHVVVKIWEVPVIYSYRPGENELRLLDELTLLRRHTLISHPGLVTLCEYCFDGEHLGVVYELKALDSLYYLIPKDGFTWLQRIKVALRFAILLKFLHAGNPRYKPYIVRNLDAAHILLEEDYNPKLCDFGTITGGIFPDRTKITKVVVRGCYGYIDERAAILGMPSLVFLAPLRYMVRGAGCVCLWDYTSELDI, encoded by the exons ATGCAGCCTCAATATTTTCTATTTAAGATATCAGGATTCTTCtatttgtttaaaatctcaATTATATCTGGTTTTTCCCGATTACGTGTTAGTTATATCCCATGTCAAAAATCTGTCAGAGTCGATATTA TGTACAGAAGTGAAGACTTGGACTGGAAGATTGGCGAAATGGATTACGATACACTTTCACAAGTCCCTTATGAGAGTTTGCTTTGTTATACCGATAACTTTAGTGAGGAAAACTTCCTCGGCCATTTCCAAATCGGAAAATTTTACCATGGAAAAATTGTACGAAATGGTGGGGTCCAACATGTTGTGGTGAAGATATGGGAAGTTCCTGTAATATACAGCTATCGACCTGGAGAAAACGAACTTAGATTATTG GATGAGCTGACTTTACTTCGCCGCCACACGCTAATCAGTCATCCTGGTCTGGTAACATTGTGCGAATACTGCTTTGATGGTGAACATCTTGGTGTTGTTTATGAGCTCAAGGCACTTGATTCTCTCTATTACCTCATTCCAAAAG ATGGTTTTACTTGGCTTCAAAGAATCAAAGTTGCCCTCAGATTTGCTATTCTTCTCAAATTTTTACATGCTGGAAATCCGAGATACAAGCCCTACATTGTTCGCAATCTGGATGCTGCTCATATACTTCTTGAGGAG GACTATAACCCAAAATTATGTGATTTTGGTACGATCACTGGTGGGATATTTCCAGACAGAACAAAGATAACAAAAGTGGTGGTCCGTGGGTGCTATGGTTATATCGATGAACGTGCAGCCATTCTAGGTATGCCATCCCTTGTATTCTTAGCTCCACTGAG GTATATGGTCAGAGGAGCAGGATGTGTTTGCCTTTGGGACTATACTTCTGAGCTTGATATCTAA